Proteins co-encoded in one Bubalus bubalis isolate 160015118507 breed Murrah chromosome 7, NDDB_SH_1, whole genome shotgun sequence genomic window:
- the LOC102415247 gene encoding growth-regulated protein homolog gamma translates to MAPAANSAPRLLRAAMLLLLLVAAGRRAAGAPVVNELRCQCLQTLQGIHLKNIQSVKVTSPGPHCDQTEVIATLKTGQEVCLNPAAPMVKKIIDKMLNKASSN, encoded by the exons ATGGCCCCAGCCGCGAACTCCGCCCCCCGGCTCCTCCGCGCAGCGATGCTGCTCCTGCTCCTGGTGGCCGCCGGCCGGCGCGCAGCAG GGGCGCCCGTGGTCAACGAACTGCGCTGCCAGTGCCTGCAGACCTTGCAGGGGATTCACCTCAAGAACATCCAGAGCGTGAAGGTGACGTCCCCCGGCCCCCACTGCGACCAAACCGAAGTCAT aGCCACTCTGAAGACTGGTCAGGAAGTGTGTCTCAACCCCGCCGCCCCCATGGTTAAGAAAATCATCGATAAGATGCTAAACAA GGCCAGCTCCAACTGA
- the LOC102414909 gene encoding platelet factor 4 has protein sequence MPNSADVSVSAPRFPTLHPKLPKKRADGGDKTGLERVGNHESAELQPCSPCAGSRLRLALLSAMNPAVGPRASRPRSSPGLLLLGLLLLPAIALAQESSFPATFVPLPADSEGGEPGDLQCVCLKTTSGIHPRHISSLEVIGAGLHCPSPQLIATLKTGRKICLDQQNPLYKKIIKRLVKS, from the exons CCGAATTCTGCAGATGTGTCTGTTTCCGCACCGCggttccccaccctccaccccaagcTTCCGAAGAAGCGGGCAGATGGCGGGGATAAAACGGGTCTTGAGAGGGTGGGGAACCACGAGTCTGCGGAGCTCCAGCCCTGCAGCCCGTGCGCTGGCTCTCGGCTCCGGCTGGCACTCCTGAGCGCGATGAACCCGGCAGTCGGACCCCGCGCCTCCCGCCCGCGGTCCAGCCCAGGGCTGCTGCTCCTGGGGCTGCTGCTCCTGCCGGCCATCGCCCTGGCCCAAG AGTCGTCATTCCCTGCCACCTTCGTCCCGCTCCCAGCGGACTCTGAAGGTGGAGAGCCTGGGGACCTCCAATGCGTGTGCCTGAAGACCACTTCGGGGATTCACCCCAGGCACATCTCCAGCTTGGAAGTGATCGGGGCCGGGCTCCACTGCCCCAGCCCCCAACTGAT AGCTACGCTGAAGACGGGGAGGAAAATTTGCCTGGACCAGCAGAATCCTCTGTATAAGAAAATAATCAAGAGGCTTGTGAAGAGTTAG